A region of Arabidopsis thaliana chromosome 5, partial sequence DNA encodes the following proteins:
- a CDS encoding RING/U-box superfamily protein (RING/U-box superfamily protein; INVOLVED IN: biological_process unknown; LOCATED IN: endomembrane system; BEST Arabidopsis thaliana protein match is: RING/U-box superfamily protein (TAIR:AT2G46495.1).), with product MTFSKQFPLLLYFFFFFYFPLLNASKPKRCYSSSCGGNNLDVSFPFWLSPEQSSSCDYPGFNLHCETALKLPNSRRFLVQDIKSQRIHLRDPDNCLARRLLSFDASMSPFSPLHLVNYTFLSCHNENVKSSSLEPIHCLTNSTPSDLTGSMPSSCQTLKTLLLPVSSPLAGDLNKQDLWLKWDSPDCTGCVDFSPLCSFINNTILKVKCFTYVDSGNPLVL from the coding sequence ATGACTTTCTCAAAACAattccctcttcttctctatttcttcttcttcttctactttcctCTCCTAAATGcctcaaaaccaaaacgttGCTACAGTTCTTCATGTGGAGGAAACAACCTTGACGTTAGCTTCCCTTTCTGGCTATCTCCTGAGCAATCTTCGTCATGTGACTACCCAGGATTCAACCTCCATTGTGAGACAGCCTTAAAGCTTCCAAATTCCAGACGATTTCTCGTCCAAGACATAAAGTCGCAGCGTATTCACCTTAGAGACCCCGATAACTGCTTAGCCAGACGGCTTCTCAGCTTCGACGCTTCAATGTCTCCTTTTTCTCCTCTTCACCTTGTCAACTACACTTTCTTGAGCTGTCATAACGAAAACGTCAAATCCTCTTCTTTGGAACCCATCCATTGCCTTACTAATTCCACACCTTCAGATCTCACCGGTTCAATGCCGTCCTCTTGTCAAACCTTGAAGACACTACTTCTTCCGGTCTCTTCACCACTCGCAGGTGATCTCAACAAACAAGACCTCTGGCTGAAATGGGACTCACCGGATTGCACAGGTTGTGTTGATTTTAGTCCGTTATGTAGCTTCATAAACAATACCATCCTCAAAGTCAAATGCTTCACATACGTTGATTCTGGTAACCCTCTCGTCCTATAA
- a CDS encoding RING/U-box superfamily protein (RING/U-box superfamily protein; FUNCTIONS IN: zinc ion binding; INVOLVED IN: biological_process unknown; LOCATED IN: endomembrane system; CONTAINS InterPro DOMAIN/s: Zinc finger, RING-type (InterPro:IPR001841); BEST Arabidopsis thaliana protein match is: RING/U-box superfamily protein (TAIR:AT2G46495.1); Has 134 Blast hits to 128 proteins in 9 species: Archae - 0; Bacteria - 0; Metazoa - 0; Fungi - 0; Plants - 134; Viruses - 0; Other Eukaryotes - 0 (source: NCBI BLink).) has product MTFSKQFPLLLYFFFFFYFPLLNASKPKRCYSSSCGGNNLDVSFPFWLSPEQSSSCDYPGFNLHCETALKLPNSRRFLVQDIKSQRIHLRDPDNCLARRLLSFDASMSPFSPLHLVNYTFLSCHNENVKSSSLEPIHCLTNSTPSDLTGSMPSSCQTLKTLLLPVSSPLAGDLNKQDLWLKWDSPDCTGCVDFSPLCSFINNTILKVKCFTYVDSGNPWLITLKILCLCLSVPFFIVITPAVCIIFIPIQQQAKSVPWRNDTLCPICLSEYTSEETVKCLPECEHCFHTECIDPWLKLHNSCPVCRNSPSSLPNKAATTNVV; this is encoded by the exons ATGACTTTCTCAAAACAattccctcttcttctctatttcttcttcttcttctactttcctCTCCTAAATGcctcaaaaccaaaacgttGCTACAGTTCTTCATGTGGAGGAAACAACCTTGACGTTAGCTTCCCTTTCTGGCTATCTCCTGAGCAATCTTCGTCATGTGACTACCCAGGATTCAACCTCCATTGTGAGACAGCCTTAAAGCTTCCAAATTCCAGACGATTTCTCGTCCAAGACATAAAGTCGCAGCGTATTCACCTTAGAGACCCCGATAACTGCTTAGCCAGACGGCTTCTCAGCTTCGACGCTTCAATGTCTCCTTTTTCTCCTCTTCACCTTGTCAACTACACTTTCTTGAGCTGTCATAACGAAAACGTCAAATCCTCTTCTTTGGAACCCATCCATTGCCTTACTAATTCCACACCTTCAGATCTCACCGGTTCAATGCCGTCCTCTTGTCAAACCTTGAAGACACTACTTCTTCCGGTCTCTTCACCACTCGCAGGTGATCTCAACAAACAAGACCTCTGGCTGAAATGGGACTCACCGGATTGCACAGGTTGTGTTGATTTTAGTCCGTTATGTAGCTTCATAAACAATACCATCCTCAAAGTCAAATGCTTCACATACGTTGATTCTG GAAACCCTTGGTTAATAACGTTAAAGATATTATGCTTATGCCTATCCGTACCATTCTTCATAGTGATAACTCCTGCCGTCTGTATCATTTTTATCCCAATCCAACAACAAGCCAAGAGTGTCCCTTGGCGAAATGACACTCTCTGTCCCATTTGTTTATCAGAATACACAAGTGAAGAGACCGTTAAGTGCTTACCCGAATGTGAACATTGCTTCCACACCGAATGCATCGACCCGTGGCTCAAGTTGCATAACTCTTGTCCGGTTTGTCGGAATTCGCCTTCATCTTTGCCAAATAAAGCTGCCACGACGAACGTTGTCTAG